Proteins found in one Erythrobacter sp. 3-20A1M genomic segment:
- a CDS encoding type IV secretion system DNA-binding domain-containing protein: MKRNLVNFTRGSQLLGHFSFMFAAGLKGPLIIAAIGISWTGWWTISAGLSDHEAYLVWMRIYAAIYGFMEFDPAKQVALETGLGGTVQLPIIMLDAYPPVINAWDRLLDLLGDALVRSALLLVPAFVLFYWFAARFGSRSKERKHERGAMLVTLPELVDELRGHNQRERARELSSAMGWKWHLCSPKELSAAFPYRPSHLATVVYPWRLEQSHAMLIGTTGMGKTVAMSDMIAEARAKGQRCVVFDLTGAFIEHFYQADRDIILNPLDARCPQWSLFDECRTEGEFWAAAEALVPHDGGGEAQFWVIAARALFVEFCLKLVAEGRGTNAALARELMTADLSRVHAMMRGTIADPLTAPEAARMAESIRAVFNVNAKALKLLPTSGRRFSVRDWIEEGAHEDEGASAKRSGSMVFISARYVDMSVCAQLLTLWLDTAMNTLMTMPRTKDLKCWFFIDELGALHRLPALEKGLQTARNFGGAIVTGIHAYAKLKEVYGENMAMTLASLARTKLILGTADRETATWCSDFIGHRQVRDMEEGYTYGYNNARDAVSLTPRKHIEPLLLPDQLMNLPRLSGFIKFPDGFPAAPVRLKPIDRERIAHVFVGRAKDREPIRQVEGKSEGDETAANPHASQSEHPSSNDDGAGKPVVPKQGTLPLEPAVEVDAKQSRQQAAKRVEKDIPDDTRKVSGKSGHPRKSSPDQRKPTPRNSRSLLPTNAALRKGDHPDEKDPSNSVKAGRRSDLPRANPPSDKPQAVDRTAQRHREAEARKLMLEDGVPEQDQPSHEGPDLGDFEL; this comes from the coding sequence ATGAAGCGTAACCTCGTCAACTTCACGCGCGGAAGTCAGTTGCTTGGGCACTTCAGCTTCATGTTTGCAGCAGGTCTCAAGGGGCCGCTGATCATCGCCGCCATCGGCATTTCCTGGACTGGCTGGTGGACCATTTCGGCTGGGCTGAGCGATCACGAAGCCTACCTCGTCTGGATGCGAATTTATGCTGCTATCTACGGCTTCATGGAGTTCGATCCGGCCAAACAGGTCGCACTCGAAACGGGGCTTGGAGGAACCGTCCAGCTCCCCATCATCATGCTCGATGCCTATCCGCCGGTGATCAATGCCTGGGATCGTTTGCTCGACTTGCTGGGCGATGCTTTGGTGCGTTCGGCCTTGCTTCTCGTGCCGGCGTTCGTGCTGTTCTACTGGTTCGCAGCGCGCTTCGGCAGCCGTTCAAAAGAGCGCAAACATGAGCGCGGGGCCATGCTCGTGACACTACCCGAACTGGTCGATGAGCTGCGCGGGCACAACCAGCGCGAGCGCGCCCGTGAGCTTTCGAGCGCTATGGGTTGGAAATGGCATCTGTGTTCGCCCAAGGAACTGTCTGCGGCATTTCCCTACCGGCCCTCGCATCTTGCGACGGTTGTTTATCCTTGGCGGCTCGAACAGAGCCACGCCATGCTCATCGGGACCACCGGCATGGGCAAGACAGTCGCCATGTCGGACATGATTGCCGAAGCCCGCGCCAAGGGACAGCGCTGCGTCGTCTTCGACCTCACCGGCGCTTTCATCGAACACTTCTACCAGGCCGACCGGGACATCATTCTGAACCCGCTCGACGCGCGCTGTCCCCAATGGAGCCTCTTCGACGAATGCCGCACCGAAGGTGAATTCTGGGCGGCAGCGGAAGCCCTCGTACCCCATGACGGGGGCGGGGAGGCGCAGTTCTGGGTCATCGCGGCGCGTGCCTTGTTCGTCGAGTTCTGCCTCAAGCTGGTGGCCGAAGGGCGGGGCACCAATGCTGCGCTTGCCCGCGAACTGATGACCGCTGATCTCTCGCGGGTCCACGCCATGATGCGAGGCACGATCGCCGATCCCCTGACTGCTCCTGAAGCCGCGCGCATGGCGGAATCGATCCGGGCAGTGTTCAATGTGAACGCCAAGGCGCTGAAGCTCCTGCCCACTTCCGGGCGCCGCTTTTCGGTCCGCGACTGGATCGAGGAGGGCGCCCATGAAGACGAGGGCGCTAGCGCCAAAAGAAGTGGCTCGATGGTCTTCATCTCCGCGCGCTACGTCGACATGAGCGTGTGCGCGCAGCTGCTCACGCTGTGGCTCGATACGGCAATGAATACGCTGATGACGATGCCGCGCACCAAGGACCTCAAATGCTGGTTCTTCATCGACGAGCTGGGCGCGCTTCACCGGCTACCCGCTCTCGAGAAAGGCCTGCAGACAGCGCGCAATTTCGGCGGCGCAATCGTCACCGGCATCCATGCCTACGCCAAGCTCAAGGAGGTCTACGGTGAGAATATGGCGATGACGCTTGCATCGCTTGCCCGGACCAAATTGATCCTTGGTACGGCAGACCGCGAAACCGCTACCTGGTGTTCCGACTTCATCGGCCATCGCCAGGTTCGCGACATGGAAGAGGGCTACACCTATGGCTACAACAATGCCCGCGACGCCGTCAGCCTGACGCCGCGCAAGCATATCGAGCCTTTGCTGCTGCCCGACCAGTTGATGAACCTGCCGCGCCTGTCAGGATTCATCAAATTCCCCGACGGCTTTCCAGCAGCGCCGGTCCGTCTGAAGCCGATAGACCGGGAAAGAATCGCGCATGTCTTCGTCGGTCGGGCCAAGGATCGAGAACCAATCCGGCAGGTCGAGGGCAAGAGTGAAGGCGACGAGACGGCTGCCAATCCGCACGCAAGTCAGAGCGAACATCCCTCGTCGAACGATGACGGGGCGGGCAAGCCTGTCGTCCCAAAGCAAGGTACCCTTCCCCTTGAGCCGGCTGTCGAGGTCGATGCCAAGCAATCACGCCAGCAGGCCGCGAAACGGGTGGAGAAGGACATTCCCGACGACACCAGGAAGGTGTCAGGTAAGTCCGGTCATCCGCGAAAATCGTCGCCCGACCAGCGCAAGCCAACGCCGCGCAATTCCCGTTCGCTGCTGCCGACGAATGCGGCGCTCCGTAAAGGCGATCATCCCGATGAGAAGGATCCATCGAATAGCGTGAAGGCAGGGCGTCGAAGCGACTTGCCGCGGGCCAATCCGCCCTCGGATAAGCCGCAAGCCGTCGACCGGACAGCCCAGCGCCATCGAGAGGCAGAAGCCCGCAAGCTCATGCTCGAAGACGGCGTTCCCGAGCAGGATCAGCCATCGCACGAGGGTCCCGATCTCGGCGATTTTGAACTGTGA
- the mobF gene encoding MobF family relaxase, which produces MLSVANVRTASGAANYFAADNYYTGADAERSGQWLGKGAETLGLRGVIEASQFEAVLNGMLPDGSRVGSDNRAHRAGTDLTFSMPKSWSILALVGGDRRILDAYGAAVRETLAWAEKNFAETRMDVRGKERVVATRNLVIGLFQHDTNRNQEPNAHFHAVVANVTQGPDGKWRALRNDKIWEHNTLLNAMTMARFRLAVEKLGYQVGEYGKHGNFEAVGVPKPVRDAFSSRRTEILEAYSTMEAKGPAALDAATLMTRADKGPVADRQALVNQWREAAAQLGFDPRLVIAQANARAATDIGSVSEIGNSVRSIGQRARLLAATFAERLGLRQGDPLVPRDMERRTPEQIAAVHAVASAIRHLGEREAAFSRTEIYRTALGFALPTTLDDIEHRVDQLLRQGHLQKGKGADRNLVTTRDAIGLEQRIIAAVECGRGHGTAVVEADVAGGRLQALSQLKYGLTLNPGQEGAGRLLLASHNRIVAIQGVAGAGKSTVLKPVADILREEGRSVLGLAVQNTLVQMLERDTGIPSMTVARFLRQHQGLLEGADQARLAEARASLRGTTVLLDEASMVSNADKEKLVRLANLLQLDRFASIGDRKQLGAVDAGKPFDVMQQAGVETATMNTNLRARDKALRDAQYAAQGGHIDEALRHLGPHVVASGNTAAVDAAAAWLSLSPAEREVTAIYASGRNLRGQVNEAVQIGLKANGELGPGSLGLTVLSRVNLTREEMRYSRSYAAGMVLEVDRRQRGQGLQKGRYDVIETDPTRERVMLQNERGKRFEFRPGQMRPQGEQDPLRLFEVRPLEIHDGDRIRWTATDHKRGLLNADQARIVAVDGKGVMVKTSLGAEHRLGLRDPMLERLDLAYALNAHMAQGLTSDRGIAVMDSRERNLANQQTFLVTITRLRDGLTLFVDNAGKLEAAVERNPGMKRSALETVNQLRDAAATGQAKGKAPDRSQEPAREPPELDRSITKPFEIGI; this is translated from the coding sequence ATGCTCTCTGTAGCCAATGTCCGTACCGCCAGCGGCGCTGCCAACTACTTTGCCGCCGACAATTATTATACCGGCGCCGATGCCGAGAGATCTGGTCAGTGGCTTGGCAAAGGCGCGGAGACGCTTGGACTGCGAGGCGTTATCGAAGCCTCGCAGTTCGAGGCCGTGCTCAACGGCATGCTGCCCGATGGAAGCCGTGTCGGGAGCGACAACAGGGCCCATCGTGCCGGCACCGATCTCACATTTTCGATGCCCAAGAGCTGGTCAATCCTTGCCCTCGTCGGCGGAGACAGGCGTATCCTCGATGCCTATGGCGCGGCCGTCCGCGAGACTCTGGCCTGGGCTGAAAAGAATTTCGCCGAAACCCGCATGGACGTCCGAGGCAAGGAACGGGTGGTCGCGACGCGCAATCTCGTGATCGGGCTTTTCCAGCACGATACGAACCGTAATCAGGAGCCCAACGCGCACTTTCACGCGGTGGTTGCCAATGTAACCCAGGGCCCCGATGGCAAATGGCGAGCGCTGAGAAATGACAAGATCTGGGAGCACAACACGCTGCTCAACGCCATGACAATGGCGCGCTTCCGCTTGGCGGTAGAAAAGCTCGGATACCAGGTTGGCGAATACGGCAAGCATGGCAATTTCGAAGCGGTGGGCGTCCCAAAACCCGTTCGTGACGCCTTCAGTTCGCGCCGCACCGAGATTCTCGAGGCATACTCGACCATGGAGGCAAAAGGTCCGGCCGCATTGGATGCAGCCACATTGATGACCCGCGCGGATAAGGGACCAGTGGCGGACCGCCAGGCTCTCGTGAATCAATGGCGCGAGGCAGCGGCACAGTTGGGCTTTGATCCGAGGCTTGTCATTGCACAGGCCAATGCACGGGCCGCCACCGACATTGGCTCCGTCTCCGAAATTGGAAATTCGGTCCGATCGATCGGTCAGCGGGCGCGCCTATTGGCTGCGACCTTCGCGGAGCGTCTGGGGCTACGTCAGGGCGACCCGCTTGTGCCTCGCGACATGGAGCGCCGGACGCCTGAACAGATCGCCGCCGTTCATGCGGTTGCATCGGCAATCCGGCATTTGGGCGAGCGGGAGGCGGCGTTCTCGCGGACTGAGATATATCGCACAGCACTAGGCTTTGCCTTGCCCACAACTCTTGACGATATCGAACACCGCGTCGACCAATTACTTCGCCAGGGCCACCTGCAAAAAGGCAAGGGTGCAGATCGCAATCTTGTTACAACCCGCGATGCAATCGGGCTCGAGCAGCGCATCATTGCGGCCGTCGAATGTGGCCGAGGACATGGGACTGCGGTGGTCGAAGCTGATGTGGCCGGAGGGCGGCTACAGGCGCTCTCTCAGCTCAAATATGGCCTGACCTTGAACCCTGGCCAGGAGGGGGCAGGGCGCCTGCTTCTCGCTTCGCATAACCGAATTGTCGCTATTCAAGGCGTAGCTGGCGCCGGCAAGAGTACCGTCCTCAAACCCGTTGCCGACATCTTGCGCGAGGAAGGTAGGTCCGTACTCGGGCTCGCAGTCCAGAACACGCTCGTGCAGATGCTTGAACGTGACACCGGCATTCCCTCGATGACGGTCGCGCGCTTTCTACGCCAACATCAGGGCCTTCTGGAAGGAGCAGACCAGGCGAGGCTTGCCGAAGCTCGCGCGTCTCTGCGCGGCACCACGGTGCTGCTCGACGAAGCCTCGATGGTCAGCAATGCCGACAAGGAAAAGCTCGTGCGCCTCGCCAACCTGCTCCAGCTAGACCGCTTCGCCAGCATCGGGGACAGGAAGCAATTGGGCGCTGTCGATGCGGGCAAACCCTTCGACGTCATGCAGCAAGCAGGCGTCGAAACGGCCACCATGAACACCAATCTCCGGGCCCGCGATAAGGCGCTGCGCGATGCTCAATATGCAGCGCAGGGCGGACATATCGATGAGGCCTTGCGACACCTTGGCCCGCATGTCGTCGCGTCGGGAAATACAGCTGCCGTCGACGCCGCGGCGGCCTGGCTATCGCTTTCGCCTGCAGAGCGGGAGGTGACCGCTATCTATGCCTCGGGTCGCAATTTGCGCGGACAGGTGAATGAAGCAGTCCAAATCGGGCTCAAGGCCAATGGCGAATTGGGACCGGGTTCCTTGGGTCTCACTGTGCTGTCGCGCGTCAACCTTACGCGTGAGGAAATGCGCTATTCGCGCAGCTATGCGGCCGGCATGGTGCTCGAAGTCGATCGTCGGCAAAGGGGGCAGGGGCTGCAGAAGGGCCGCTATGACGTGATCGAAACCGATCCGACCCGCGAACGCGTGATGCTGCAGAACGAGCGGGGCAAGCGCTTTGAATTCCGGCCGGGCCAGATGCGACCGCAGGGTGAGCAGGATCCGCTGCGCCTGTTTGAGGTTCGCCCACTCGAGATCCACGACGGCGACCGCATCCGCTGGACGGCGACGGATCACAAGCGCGGACTGCTCAACGCCGATCAGGCGCGCATCGTGGCGGTTGATGGGAAGGGTGTTATGGTGAAAACCTCCCTTGGCGCCGAACACCGGCTGGGGCTGCGCGACCCCATGCTCGAGCGTCTTGATCTTGCCTACGCGCTCAATGCGCACATGGCGCAGGGTCTAACCTCTGACCGCGGGATTGCCGTCATGGACAGCCGCGAACGCAATCTTGCCAACCAGCAGACATTTCTCGTGACGATCACCCGCCTGCGCGATGGTCTGACCCTGTTTGTCGACAATGCGGGCAAGCTCGAAGCAGCTGTTGAGCGCAATCCGGGAATGAAACGCTCAGCGCTCGAAACGGTCAATCAGCTGCGCGATGCGGCAGCAACCGGCCAGGCTAAGGGCAAGGCGCCCGATCGTTCGCAAGAACCGGCCCGCGAGCCGCCCGAGCTCGATCGCTCGATCACCAAGCCCTTCGAAATCGGGATCTGA